The Blastomonas sp. SL216 DNA window CCTTGAAGGCGATGCGGACGCTGAATATCGCGGTGTCGCAGCAATGGGTCCAGGGCAATTCGATCGGCTTGTAGTCGCCCTTCGCAGCGGCCTCCAGCGTTGGTTCGGCAATGCGGGCAACGCTCGTTTCGACGATCTCCATCGGCGGCGGAGCCTGGCTTCGGTCTGCATGCAGCCGCGGATCGATCAACAGCCAGTAGATCAGTTGCACGCCGATGATCGCCAAGCCGAAAACGGCAAGCTGCCGCCAGTAAGCGCTACGCAAAGCCCCTTGCATCCATATTCCCCCCCCATTTTAAGGGAGGGATGCAACATATTCTTAACCGTGAAAAGGGGTAACGCGAAGGCCCATTTTTGCGCCATGCCAAGCACCGGTGGCGCATAAGGCCGGTTGGCGGGTCAGCAGCGCGGATTGCTTGTGCGTTGCAATGCTTGCATGAAGCGCAAGACAGATCACCAGACGGGTATGGGTCTTGGCAGGATATCACGTATCGCATGGCGGACTATATGATGCGAACGCTCAGCCAGGCTGCGCGAATGAGGGGGACAAAGATGAAGCAAATGCTGTTCTGGCCGCTGGCATCGGCTGCCCTTGTGCCGCTGCCGCTATGGGCGAATGATAGCCAGGCCAGTGTCACCATGGGTGGCCTCGTGCTCGAACAGAACGAGCAGATCAGCATGGACAGCGAGGACCTGTACCTGTCACTCGATCGCGTGCGCGTTCGCTACACCTATACCAACCATAGCGATAAGCCGGTCACGGTGCTTGTTGCCTTTCCGCTTCCTGATGTGCCGCTGGAAGGCAGCGATTCCGAATGGCTGGAGGCAGGCTATCCCGATTGGGATGTGATCGACATGCAGACGCTGGTCGATGGCCAGCCCGCGAAGCTGTCACGCATCGATATCGCCAGGGTGAACGGCAAGGACATTGGCAAAAGGCTGAAGGCGCTGGGATGGCCGGCTGTCCATTGGACCGATCCGGATTTCAACGCCCGCCTGAATGTGCTCTCGGCCGATCAGAAGGCTGCGCTGATCGCCGAAGGCCTCCTGACCACCGAATATGTCTTCGAAGGCGATGTCCGGCCGGCATGGACGGTGTCCACCAGCTTTGTCCGCACGCAGACATTCGCACCTGGCGTGCCGATCATCGTCGAACACAGCTATGCGCCGATGCTGGGCGGCACCGTGGGCAGCGGGCTTGGCCGTGATGCGCGGGTGGCCCCGGGTGGCCGGCTGGATCCGGAGAGCGATTATATCAAGCGCTATTGCGTCGATGATGCCTTCCTGCGCGGATTTGATCGCAAGCGTTATCTGCCTTCGGGCGAAGAGAACCCGAAGGTCTACCCGATGGAACAATGGATCGGCTATGCGCTCAAGCCCGGCGCCAACTGGAAGGGCAAGATCGGGCGCTTTCACCTCACTATCGACAAGGGCGAGCCCGAGCGGCTGGTCAGCCTGTGCATGGACGGGCTGCGCAAGGTGAGCCCGACCCGGTTCGAGGTCACCAAGACCGATTACGAGCCCGATCGCGATCTCGACCTGCTGTTTGTCTCCATGTCGCGGCTCGAAGGCGAACCGTAATGCCTGGCTATCCCATGATATGGGACCCATCCCGCATGGGATACCGCGCCTGAAGCGCCCCGTCTAATCCTGCTACCAGCAAACCGCATGGTAACAGGAGAAGACAATGCCCAAGACCCAAAACCGCAAGAAG harbors:
- a CDS encoding DUF4424 family protein — protein: MKQMLFWPLASAALVPLPLWANDSQASVTMGGLVLEQNEQISMDSEDLYLSLDRVRVRYTYTNHSDKPVTVLVAFPLPDVPLEGSDSEWLEAGYPDWDVIDMQTLVDGQPAKLSRIDIARVNGKDIGKRLKALGWPAVHWTDPDFNARLNVLSADQKAALIAEGLLTTEYVFEGDVRPAWTVSTSFVRTQTFAPGVPIIVEHSYAPMLGGTVGSGLGRDARVAPGGRLDPESDYIKRYCVDDAFLRGFDRKRYLPSGEENPKVYPMEQWIGYALKPGANWKGKIGRFHLTIDKGEPERLVSLCMDGLRKVSPTRFEVTKTDYEPDRDLDLLFVSMSRLEGEP